In a single window of the Biomphalaria glabrata chromosome 13, xgBioGlab47.1, whole genome shotgun sequence genome:
- the LOC106074337 gene encoding uncharacterized protein LOC106074337 — MRHYILLAVLLCSYLDTSLTETAKSLSDTPTASAKEISITNIEQQATKADSPGASGSASGKSYFQNADAHSEIEPALGDASDIGDESQLDSIPGRSGFNAYGIVDPNAITEEESGVSNTQPGEMWTIPLTLWIPEDSTKNGEVPTNDNPVDDYLDSKESSQENVDKRPFDRIGTSSFTSFGKRPFDRIGTSSFTSFGKRPFDRIGTSAFTSFGKRPFDRIGNSAFASFGKRPFDRIGNSAFASFGKRPFDRIGNSAFTSFGKRPFDRIGNSAFTSFGKRPFDRIGNSAFTTFGKRPFDRIGTSAFTSFGKRPFDRIGNSAFTTFGKRPFDRIGSSAFTSFGKRPFDRIGTSAITSFGKRPFDRIGNSAFTTFGKRPFDRIGSSAFTSFGKRPFDRIGTSSFTSFGKREDEEGAENFEVTSVNHLEDAGNAKMKEASNKGNSSLRKKRALESNSKTERKEAAIVKREAEKRTAEGELTLSMVANNADLSGPISKRFSGTFNRLDNEGDDNSNEISSDKLDEFLNKRRFDSISDSSAFNRFGKRRFDRISKNSQFNPFGKRRFDRISSISGFGKFGKRKFDSIADGSRFSSFGKRRFDRISSGFSHFGKRRFDRIDRGSAFSRFGKRNYPFNLGKSSFDRIDKNSAFNAFGKRDWEPVMIDENMLEPTYSQDLDLVPENSRSFSKPFKVLIDSPWPEQHINNANEGLGYHDDEAEKGLTDMDESSDEEAKQLVKYLLNL; from the exons ATGAGACATTACATTCTCCTGGCAGTGCTGCTTTGTAGCTATTTAGATACCAGCTTAACAGAA aCAGCAAAGTCACTCTCTGACACCCCAACAGCGTCTGCCAAAGAAATCTCCATAACAAACATTGAGCAGCAAGCAACAAAAGCAGACTCTCCTGGTGCGTCGGGATCAGCTTCAGGAAAAAGCTATTTCCAAAATGCCGATGCTCATAGCGAGATTGAACCAGCTCTTGGCGATGCGTCTGACATCGGGGACGAATCGCAGCTAGACTCCATACCTGGGAGAAGCGGATTCAACGCGTACGGGATAGTGGATCCCAATGCCATCACTGAAGAAGAAAGTGGCGTATCAAACACACAGCCAGGTGAAATGTGGACCATTCCTTTAACACTGTGGATTCCGGAGGATTCTACTAAAAATGGCGAAGTTCCAACCAATGACAACCCGGTAGATGACTATTTAGACTCTAAGGAATCGTCTCAGGAAAACGTTGATAAAAGACCTTTCGATAGAATAGGTACATCTAGCTTTACAAGTTTTGGCAAAAGACCTTTTGATAGAATAGGTACATCTAGCTTTACAAGTTTTGGCAAAAGACCTTTTGATAGAATAGGTACCTCTGCATTTACCAGTTTTGGTAAAAGACCGTTTGACAGGATAGGTAATTCTGCATTTGCCAGTTTCGGTAAAAGACCGTTTGACAGGATAGGTAATTCTGCATTTGCCAGTTTCGGTAAAAGACCTTTTGACAGGATAGGTAATTCAGCATTTACCAGTTTTGGTAAAAGACCTTTTGACAGGATAGGTAATTCTGCATTTACCAGTTTTGGTAAAAGACCCTTTGACAGGATAGGTAACTCTGCATTTACCACTTTTGGTAAGAGACCTTTTGACAGAATTGGTACCTCTGCATTTACCAGTTTTGGTAAAAGACCCTTTGACAGGATAGGTAATTCCGCATTCACCACTTTTGGTAAAAGACCTTTTGACAGAATAGGTAGTTCTGCATTTACAAGTTTCGGTAAAAGACCTTTTGACAGGATAGGTACCTCAGCAATTACCAGTTTCGGTAAAAGACCCTTTGACAGGATAGGTAATTCTGCATTCACCACTTTTGGTAAAAGACCTTTTGACAGGATAGGTAGTTCTGCATTCACCAGTTTTGGTAAAAGACCTTTTGACAGAATAGGCACCTCTAGCTTTACTAGTTTTGGGAAACGAGAAGATGAAGAAGGGGCTGAAAATTTTGAAGTGACCTCTGTGAATCATTTAGAAGATGCAGGCAATGCTAAAATGAAAGAAGCATCCAATAAAGGCAATTCCTCCTTGAGGAAAAAACGAGCTCTTGAGTCCAACtcaaaaacagaaagaaaagaagCTGCTATAGTGAAAAGGGAAGCCGAAAAACGAACAGCTGAAGGGGAGCTTACGCTCAGCATGGTTGCCAACAATGCTGATCTATCTGGTCCCATTTCTAAACGTTTCTCTGGCACCTTCAATAGATTGGACAATGAGGGCGATGACAACTCGAATGAGATTTCATCCGACAAACTTGACGAGTTCTTGAATAAAAGGAGATTTGATTCTATCAGTGACTCAAGCGCATTCAACCGTTTTGGGAAACGTCGTTTTGATAGAATTTCTAAGAATTCGCAATTCAATCCCTTCGGAAAGAGGAGATTCGATAGAATATCCTCTATATCGGGTTTTGGAAAGTTTGGCAAAAGGAAATTCGACTCAATAGCTGACGGCTCCAGATTCAGCAGTTTTGGAAAACGACGATTCGACAGAATAAGTAGCGGCTTTAGCCATTTTGGAAAGCGACGATTTGATAGAATAGACAGAGGTAGCGCATTTTCAAGATTTGGAAAGAGGAATTATCCTTTTAATTTAGGAAAATCCTCCTTTGATCGCATTGACAAGAATAGCGCCTTTAATGCATTTGGTAAACGAGACTGGGAACCAGTTATGATTGATGAAAATATGTTAGAACCAACCTATAGTCAGGATTTAGATTTGGTGCCAGAAAATAGCCGTAGTTTCTCCAAACCTTTCAAAGTTTTGATAGATTCTCCGTGGCCTGAACAACATATCAACAACGCTAACGAAGGACTTGGTTACCACGACGACGAGGCAGAGAAAGGTTTAACAGATATGGATGAAAGTAGCGACGAGGAAGCTAAACAGTTAGTTAAATATCTTCTGAATCTCTAA